The following are encoded together in the Gemmatimonadaceae bacterium genome:
- the lpxA gene encoding acyl-ACP--UDP-N-acetylglucosamine O-acyltransferase, translating into MSAAIHATAIISPDAKIGADVEIGPWAIVGEGCTIGDGCKLAARVVLEKNVFLAPRVKIGIGSVLGGDPQDLKYKGEYTTVEVGEDTVIREYSTINRATTQSYHTTVGKNCFVMSYVHLAHDCHVGDHVILGNAVQFAGHVTVHDRAIVSGQSAAHQFVKIGAYAFIGGCSRIAKDVPPYVKAVGNPIKLYGLNSIGLQRNNFPEPVLRELKKAYRMFFKSELNVSQAKARAQTELEQFPEVVRFLQFLEDSDRGVVV; encoded by the coding sequence ATGAGCGCCGCCATCCATGCCACGGCGATCATCTCGCCCGATGCCAAGATCGGCGCCGACGTCGAGATCGGGCCCTGGGCGATCGTGGGCGAGGGATGCACGATCGGCGACGGCTGCAAGCTCGCGGCCCGCGTGGTGCTCGAGAAGAACGTGTTTCTCGCGCCGCGCGTGAAGATCGGCATCGGCTCGGTGCTGGGCGGCGACCCGCAGGATCTGAAGTACAAGGGCGAGTACACGACGGTCGAGGTGGGCGAGGATACGGTGATCCGCGAGTATTCGACGATCAATCGCGCCACCACGCAGTCGTATCACACGACCGTGGGCAAGAACTGTTTCGTGATGTCGTATGTGCACCTGGCGCATGATTGCCACGTCGGGGACCATGTCATCCTCGGCAACGCCGTGCAGTTCGCGGGGCACGTCACGGTCCATGATCGCGCGATCGTGTCGGGCCAGAGCGCCGCGCATCAGTTCGTGAAGATCGGCGCCTATGCGTTCATCGGTGGCTGCTCGCGCATCGCCAAGGACGTGCCGCCGTACGTGAAGGCGGTGGGCAACCCGATCAAGCTCTACGGGCTGAACAGCATCGGGCTCCAGCGCAACAACTTTCCGGAACCCGTGTTGCGCGAACTCAAGAAGGCGTATCGCATGTTCTTCAAGTCGGAGCTCAATGTGTCGCAGGCCAAGGCGCGGGCCCAGACCGAGCTCGAACAGTTTCCGGAAGTCGTGCGGTTCCTCCAGTTC
- the lpxC gene encoding UDP-3-O-acyl-N-acetylglucosamine deacetylase yields the protein MRRRTIGGAQSVEGVGLHLGVVSRLTFQPAPSGQGVVFRRTDLPGAPTIPVSVDTAVLTDRRTQLGHDPQSVHTVEHVLAAVGALGIDDLTIELDGPEPPIVDGSAAPFVDALTRAGIAPQPGIAQYWELQEPVRVVDGESVYEAYPAPGLELDVTIDFPHPLIGRQRWASRIDADVFVRELAQARTFGFTREVESLRAMGLIQGASTQNVVVLDESGVVENALRWPDEFVRHKAMDCVGDLALAGARVRARVVAVKPSHRGTVRLVRAMRAALKKETTVLQIDDIIKVLPHRYPFLLVDRVLEMEPRKRIVGLKNVTINEPFFQGHFPGHPIMPGVLIIEAMAQVGGLLLMGALPDSHNKVVYFTSLDHVKWRRPVRPGDQLRFELDMLHIRGTMCKMKGVAKVDGEIVAEAEMGAMVRDR from the coding sequence GTGAGGCGGCGCACGATCGGGGGGGCCCAGTCGGTGGAAGGCGTCGGGCTGCACCTCGGCGTGGTGTCCCGCCTGACGTTCCAGCCGGCGCCCAGCGGACAGGGGGTCGTGTTTCGCCGCACCGATCTGCCGGGCGCGCCAACCATCCCCGTGAGCGTGGATACGGCGGTCCTCACCGATCGGCGCACGCAACTGGGGCACGATCCGCAGTCGGTGCACACGGTGGAGCATGTGCTGGCGGCCGTTGGGGCGTTGGGCATCGACGACCTGACCATCGAGCTGGACGGCCCGGAGCCGCCGATCGTGGACGGGAGCGCGGCGCCGTTCGTGGACGCGCTCACCCGGGCCGGCATCGCGCCGCAGCCGGGAATCGCGCAGTATTGGGAGTTGCAGGAGCCGGTGCGCGTGGTGGACGGTGAGTCGGTGTACGAGGCGTACCCGGCGCCCGGACTCGAGCTGGATGTCACGATCGACTTTCCGCATCCGCTGATCGGACGCCAGCGCTGGGCGTCGCGCATCGATGCCGACGTCTTCGTGCGGGAGTTGGCGCAGGCACGGACCTTCGGGTTCACCCGCGAGGTGGAGTCGCTGCGCGCCATGGGCCTGATCCAGGGGGCGTCGACGCAGAACGTCGTCGTGCTCGACGAATCAGGGGTGGTGGAGAACGCCTTGCGGTGGCCCGATGAATTCGTGCGCCACAAGGCGATGGATTGTGTGGGAGATCTGGCGCTCGCCGGCGCGCGCGTCCGCGCGCGGGTGGTGGCCGTGAAGCCGAGTCATCGCGGGACCGTGCGACTCGTCCGCGCGATGCGCGCGGCGCTCAAGAAGGAGACGACTGTGCTGCAGATTGACGATATCATCAAGGTGCTGCCGCACCGATACCCGTTCCTGCTCGTGGACCGGGTGCTCGAGATGGAGCCGCGGAAGCGCATCGTGGGGCTGAAGAACGTCACGATCAACGAGCCGTTCTTCCAGGGGCATTTTCCCGGGCATCCGATCATGCCCGGCGTGCTGATCATCGAGGCGATGGCGCAGGTGGGCGGGCTGCTGCTGATGGGCGCCCTGCCCGATTCGCACAACAAAGTCGTGTATTTCACGTCGCTGGATCACGTGAAGTGGCGGCGGCCGGTCCGGCCCGGCGATCAACTGCGCTTCGAGCTCGACATGCTCCATATCCGGGGCACGATGTGCAAGATGAAGGGCGTGGCCAAGGTGGACGGCGAGATCGTGGCCGAGGCGGAGATGGGCGCCATGGTACGCGACCGATGA
- the lpxD gene encoding UDP-3-O-(3-hydroxymyristoyl)glucosamine N-acyltransferase, whose translation MTSGTAPNDRGGEGARVLTAGAIAQLVGGTLIGDGAAEVRGIAALDRASHTQLSFCGSAKYAALMAGSSAAVILVSAETSTLPSGAAARIVVDKPHDALLSLIPRFYRMPERVPGIHPTAVIGSGVTMGAAPSVGPYAVIESGAVLGDRVTIDAQTFVGAGVHLADDVHLYPSVTVYANARLGRRVIVHSGARIGSDGFGYVFRDGKHDKIPHVGGCILEDDVEVGANSTIDRGSIDDTIVGAGTKIDNLVQVAHNVRIGRLCLLMSQVGVAGSVHIEDGCILAGQVGVAGHHTIGKGATVAAQAGVFGDIPAGETWSGYPARPHKDALRAQAALFKVAGLMRRIERLLEKSEDV comes from the coding sequence GTGACGTCAGGAACGGCTCCGAACGATCGTGGCGGTGAGGGCGCTCGCGTCCTCACCGCCGGTGCTATTGCCCAGCTCGTGGGCGGGACGCTGATCGGTGATGGGGCGGCCGAGGTGCGGGGGATCGCGGCGCTCGATAGGGCGAGCCACACCCAGTTGAGTTTTTGCGGGTCGGCCAAGTACGCCGCGCTGATGGCCGGATCGTCGGCCGCCGTGATCCTCGTGTCGGCGGAGACGTCCACGTTGCCGTCGGGTGCGGCGGCGCGCATCGTCGTCGACAAGCCGCACGACGCGTTGCTCTCGTTGATCCCGCGCTTCTACCGGATGCCGGAACGGGTGCCGGGCATCCATCCCACGGCGGTCATCGGATCGGGCGTGACGATGGGGGCCGCGCCGAGCGTGGGCCCCTACGCCGTGATCGAGTCTGGCGCGGTGCTCGGCGACCGGGTGACGATCGACGCCCAGACGTTCGTGGGCGCCGGCGTGCACCTGGCGGACGACGTGCATCTCTACCCCAGCGTGACGGTCTACGCGAACGCCCGGCTGGGACGGCGCGTGATCGTGCACTCCGGGGCGCGCATCGGATCGGACGGGTTCGGCTACGTGTTCCGCGACGGCAAGCACGACAAGATCCCGCACGTGGGCGGGTGCATTCTCGAGGACGATGTCGAGGTGGGCGCCAATTCCACGATCGACCGCGGGAGCATCGACGACACGATCGTCGGCGCCGGCACGAAGATCGACAACCTCGTCCAGGTGGCGCACAACGTCCGCATCGGACGGTTGTGTCTGCTCATGTCGCAGGTGGGGGTGGCCGGCTCGGTGCACATCGAGGACGGGTGTATCCTGGCGGGGCAGGTGGGCGTGGCGGGGCACCACACGATCGGCAAAGGCGCCACGGTGGCCGCGCAGGCGGGCGTCTTCGGCGACATCCCGGCGGGCGAGACCTGGTCCGGATATCCGGCGCGTCCGCACAAGGACGCCCTGCGGGCCCAGGCCGCGCTGTTCAAGGTCGCCGGGCTGATGCGCCGCATCGAACGACTGCTCGAGAAGTCGGAGGACGTGTGA
- a CDS encoding OmpH family outer membrane protein, whose protein sequence is MQSIVRATALVAVGLALTAAPGRAQQPVPQPKIVYVNTQALLDVAPGRAAAESTYNKESAAWGDELNKLTTTIQTMISDYQKAEPTLTAAAKDARQKAIQAKQQEYQDRQNQLNQQAQARQTELMGPVMQAVRDMLDKIREENGYSLILDQSAVVDGDKNLDITDKVVARLKIAAAAKSDSSAKAVKKPKDSPLE, encoded by the coding sequence ATGCAATCCATCGTTCGTGCGACGGCCCTGGTGGCCGTCGGTCTTGCCCTCACCGCGGCCCCAGGTCGCGCGCAGCAACCGGTTCCGCAGCCCAAGATCGTCTACGTGAACACGCAGGCGCTGCTCGACGTGGCGCCGGGCCGGGCCGCGGCCGAGTCGACGTACAACAAGGAGTCCGCCGCGTGGGGCGATGAGCTCAACAAGCTCACCACCACGATCCAGACCATGATCTCCGATTACCAGAAGGCGGAGCCGACGCTCACCGCAGCGGCCAAGGACGCGCGCCAGAAGGCGATCCAGGCCAAGCAGCAGGAGTATCAGGATCGGCAGAACCAGCTGAATCAGCAGGCGCAGGCGCGGCAGACCGAATTGATGGGCCCGGTCATGCAGGCGGTGCGGGACATGCTCGACAAGATCCGCGAGGAGAATGGCTACTCCCTGATTCTCGACCAGTCGGCGGTGGTGGACGGCGACAAGAATCTGGACATCACCGACAAGGTGGTGGCGCGGCTCAAGATCGCGGCTGCGGCGAAGAGCGACTCGTCGGCGAAGGCGGTCAAGAAGCCCAAAGATTCGCCGCTCGAGTGA
- the bamA gene encoding outer membrane protein assembly factor BamA — translation MRRLVLPLIAILVTASAAVAQDTGTAGACTQPDSVLFRGNTRLGDAILAGDAGITPGSPLNYRILQRAIKALYGTLQFDDVRAMCEPRPNGKSVLVFLLKERPVLVDVDVAGPERVSIGSVRDQVDLLIGRPIDPQQVARSMVKIDSLYQAKGYAFAQVRAETTYVDSTSARVLFHVDEGRRTAVSGIKVEGNKVVSANDIVAAMQTKPEGFFFWHKGELDDAALASDITERIPGLYADRGLIDMQVVKDTTILDRARGKALVDLQVKEGRQYHVGEFSVEGSRQFTSQEIAKMYPFTPHSRTMMQTLKGLLHPGVEQDATIFNRSAWDDATSHVQDAYANEGYIYARVNPVVERDIQGDSVAKVNLRWEISEGSPAIINRVNITGNDITDETCIRRQLMVVPGDVFNKDRLMQSYQNISNLGFFDSPLPEPSVEPSNNQGDVNITFHVKEKRTGNINFGASVGQGTGIGGFIGFDQPNLFGRCKKGSVQWQKGQYINDFSISYTDPAIQESQYSGSITAYHSQSRFTIQNIGQSTTTGGQIRFGFPVAGSRWTRLFVNYGGESVKYGNYGLVGTIPTCSNGSGQATSCFRSTVGVTLDRDTRLGMPFPTSGVHQSVEAEFNGGPLGGSASYQRYTGEMRSYATLGTIGGSTLASQPMVVVAGLSTRWGALFGDPGPFFVSQSFAMGGVQYGEPLRGYSEFSITPQGYISQTNQYQAQRASFGNAFFSATAELGLRVNQQLYLDAFYDAGNVYATPSDFNPTRLFRGVGFGGSVVTPLGPLGVDLGYGLDRTDAQGRRAPAWQVHFKFGQFY, via the coding sequence ATGCGCAGACTGGTTTTACCTCTCATCGCCATCCTCGTGACGGCGTCGGCGGCCGTTGCCCAGGACACCGGGACGGCCGGTGCGTGCACACAGCCCGATTCGGTGCTGTTCCGCGGCAATACGCGGCTCGGGGATGCGATCCTGGCCGGCGACGCCGGGATCACGCCCGGTTCGCCGCTCAACTACCGCATCCTGCAGCGGGCGATCAAGGCGCTGTACGGCACCCTGCAGTTCGATGACGTGCGGGCGATGTGCGAGCCGCGCCCGAACGGCAAGTCGGTGCTGGTGTTCCTGCTCAAGGAACGCCCGGTGCTGGTGGACGTCGACGTCGCGGGCCCGGAGCGGGTATCCATCGGCTCGGTGCGCGATCAGGTGGATCTGCTGATCGGGCGCCCGATCGATCCGCAGCAGGTGGCGCGGTCGATGGTGAAGATCGATTCGCTCTATCAGGCCAAGGGCTACGCCTTTGCCCAGGTGCGGGCCGAGACGACGTACGTGGATAGCACGTCGGCTCGCGTGCTCTTCCACGTGGACGAGGGCCGGCGCACCGCCGTGTCGGGCATCAAGGTGGAAGGCAACAAGGTGGTGTCGGCCAACGATATCGTGGCGGCGATGCAGACCAAGCCCGAAGGGTTCTTCTTCTGGCACAAGGGCGAACTCGACGACGCGGCGCTGGCCAGCGACATCACCGAGCGCATTCCCGGACTCTACGCCGATCGCGGCCTCATCGACATGCAGGTGGTGAAGGACACGACGATCCTCGATCGGGCGCGTGGCAAGGCGCTGGTCGACCTGCAGGTGAAGGAGGGCCGACAGTATCACGTGGGCGAGTTCTCGGTCGAGGGCAGCCGACAGTTCACGAGCCAGGAAATCGCCAAGATGTACCCGTTCACGCCGCACTCGAGGACGATGATGCAGACCCTGAAGGGCCTGCTCCATCCGGGCGTCGAGCAGGATGCCACGATCTTCAACCGCTCGGCGTGGGACGACGCGACCTCGCACGTCCAGGACGCGTACGCGAATGAAGGCTACATCTACGCGCGCGTGAACCCGGTGGTGGAGCGCGACATCCAGGGCGACTCGGTGGCCAAGGTCAACCTGCGGTGGGAGATCTCGGAAGGCTCGCCGGCGATCATCAACCGCGTGAACATCACCGGCAACGATATCACCGACGAGACCTGTATCCGGCGGCAGTTGATGGTGGTTCCGGGCGACGTATTCAACAAGGATCGCCTGATGCAGAGCTACCAGAACATCTCCAACCTGGGGTTCTTCGATTCGCCCCTGCCCGAGCCGAGCGTGGAGCCGTCCAATAACCAGGGCGATGTGAACATCACGTTCCATGTGAAGGAGAAGCGCACCGGCAACATCAATTTCGGCGCGTCGGTGGGACAGGGCACGGGCATCGGCGGGTTCATCGGGTTCGATCAGCCGAACCTGTTCGGGCGCTGCAAGAAGGGCTCGGTGCAGTGGCAGAAGGGGCAGTACATCAACGACTTCAGCATCTCGTACACCGACCCGGCCATTCAGGAATCGCAGTATTCGGGCTCGATCACAGCCTACCACTCGCAGTCGCGGTTCACGATCCAGAACATCGGCCAGAGCACGACCACGGGCGGCCAGATCCGGTTCGGCTTCCCGGTGGCGGGCTCCCGGTGGACCCGCCTGTTCGTGAATTACGGCGGCGAGTCGGTGAAGTACGGCAACTATGGGCTCGTGGGAACCATCCCCACGTGCAGTAACGGCAGCGGCCAGGCCACGAGCTGCTTCCGGTCCACGGTGGGCGTCACGCTCGACCGCGATACGCGGCTGGGCATGCCGTTCCCCACGTCCGGCGTCCACCAGTCCGTGGAAGCCGAATTCAACGGTGGCCCGCTGGGCGGCTCGGCGTCGTACCAACGGTACACGGGCGAGATGCGTTCCTATGCGACACTGGGCACCATCGGCGGCAGCACGCTGGCCTCGCAGCCGATGGTGGTGGTGGCGGGCCTCTCGACGCGCTGGGGCGCGCTGTTCGGCGATCCGGGACCGTTCTTCGTCTCGCAGTCGTTCGCCATGGGTGGGGTGCAGTACGGGGAACCGCTGCGCGGCTACAGCGAGTTCTCGATCACGCCGCAGGGCTACATCTCGCAGACCAACCAGTACCAGGCGCAGCGCGCGTCGTTCGGCAACGCGTTCTTCAGCGCCACGGCGGAACTCGGGCTGCGAGTGAATCAACAGTTGTATCTGGACGCCTTCTACGATGCCGGCAACGTTTATGCGACGCCGAGTGACTTCAATCCGACGCGCCTGTTCCGCGGCGTCGGATTCGGCGGCTCGGTAGTGACGCCGCTCGGCCCGTTGGGTGTTGATCTGGGGTACGGCCTCGATCGGACCGATGCCCAAGGGCGGAGGGCGCCCGCATGGCAGGTGCACTTCAAATTCGGACAGTTCTACTAA